One window of Nitrospira sp. genomic DNA carries:
- a CDS encoding MoxR family ATPase: MNSTQTIRAIQENIARVIKGKPQVIEMSLVALLARGHLLLEDVPGVGKTTLAHSLARSLDCSFKRIQFTSDLLPSDIVGVSIFNRQKQAFEFMPGPIFANIVLADEINRTTPKTQSSLLEAMSEAQISFDNKTYPLNQPFMVIATQNPAEYHGTFPLPESQLDRFLMRLRIGYPSPEEEKKVLDRPQSLHPAEELQPLLTAHDVLLLQDQVDQVLMEESITDYLLAIVQSTRQSDLLSLGVSTRGALALSRAAKALSLVRGRTYCLPDDIKELAPIVLSHRIMVARTQGLHQRTFEQAEGIIQDLVDTIPVPV; encoded by the coding sequence ATGAATTCGACCCAGACCATTCGAGCCATCCAGGAGAATATTGCGCGGGTGATCAAGGGCAAACCGCAAGTGATCGAAATGAGCCTGGTCGCCCTCCTAGCGCGAGGGCATCTTCTGCTCGAAGACGTGCCGGGAGTCGGGAAAACGACGCTCGCACATAGTCTTGCGCGATCGCTGGATTGTTCCTTCAAGCGCATTCAGTTTACGAGCGATCTGCTTCCATCTGATATCGTCGGGGTCTCGATATTCAATCGTCAGAAACAGGCATTTGAATTCATGCCCGGTCCGATCTTCGCCAACATCGTGCTCGCGGATGAGATCAACCGAACGACGCCGAAGACGCAGAGTAGTCTGTTGGAAGCGATGAGCGAAGCGCAGATTTCGTTCGACAATAAGACCTATCCCTTGAATCAGCCCTTCATGGTCATTGCGACGCAGAATCCAGCCGAATACCATGGCACGTTTCCGCTCCCGGAGTCCCAACTGGATCGGTTCTTGATGCGGCTTCGCATCGGCTATCCCTCGCCGGAGGAAGAAAAAAAGGTCCTCGACCGACCGCAATCGCTTCATCCGGCCGAAGAGCTCCAGCCGTTGCTCACGGCTCATGATGTCCTTCTGCTCCAGGATCAGGTCGATCAGGTTCTCATGGAGGAAAGCATCACGGACTATCTCCTGGCCATTGTCCAAAGCACCAGGCAGTCGGATCTGCTGTCATTGGGCGTGAGTACCAGAGGAGCGTTGGCGTTGAGCCGCGCTGCCAAGGCGTTGTCGCTCGTCCGTGGACGGACCTATTGTCTGCCGGACGATATTAAAGAGCTGGCCCCCATCGTGTTGTCTCACCGCATTATGGTGGCCCGCACGCAAGGGTTGCATCAGAGAACCTTTGAGCAAGCGGAGGGGATCATCCAGGATCTGGTCGATACGATTCCTGTCCCTGTCTAG
- a CDS encoding ChaN family lipoprotein, producing MRSRFLPTDPLRWRSTVMLGLFVGLLAFPIGSAAERDDNLRPVVEGEWQPWQILETQTGRAVPFSEFLTKLEQSDIVYLGEEHHNPYHIEAALKVLDQLVADGIEPTIGMEMFGWDGQPALDDYVSTAQSDTNEFLEQVRWKQNWGGAFDDYAPLVSFAQNRHLSVRAMNPPKPLIRRVVKVGLDQARQEAEWAPWRILQEEIVDDPAYRERIVDQLKRCHGGTEEHYQTMYEASMVRDEGMARTLAIRQEELRRENDGSRRMIVSYTGGGHVQYNLPVPKRVARRLGGEVKQTTIYMMSFEPGKSSDVRALVQESIADYIWLTPMGKSSSAKPCR from the coding sequence ATGAGGTCGCGATTCCTGCCCACCGATCCTCTGCGTTGGCGATCGACCGTCATGCTGGGCTTGTTTGTAGGGCTCCTGGCATTCCCGATCGGCAGTGCGGCGGAGCGCGATGATAACCTGCGCCCCGTCGTCGAAGGGGAATGGCAGCCCTGGCAGATCCTCGAAACTCAAACCGGTCGTGCGGTTCCGTTTTCAGAATTCCTCACGAAGCTGGAACAGTCCGACATTGTCTATCTCGGAGAGGAGCACCACAATCCATACCATATCGAAGCAGCACTGAAAGTGCTGGATCAATTGGTGGCCGACGGTATTGAACCCACCATTGGAATGGAGATGTTCGGCTGGGACGGTCAACCGGCACTCGATGACTATGTCTCGACCGCTCAGTCGGACACGAACGAGTTTTTGGAACAGGTGCGCTGGAAACAAAATTGGGGGGGTGCGTTTGATGACTACGCTCCATTGGTGAGCTTTGCTCAAAACCGGCATTTGTCCGTCCGGGCGATGAATCCACCCAAACCCTTGATTCGTCGAGTCGTGAAAGTGGGGCTTGACCAGGCCAGGCAAGAGGCTGAATGGGCGCCGTGGCGTATCCTGCAGGAGGAGATCGTCGACGATCCGGCGTACCGGGAGAGGATCGTCGATCAGTTGAAACGGTGTCACGGAGGAACCGAGGAGCACTACCAAACGATGTATGAGGCGTCGATGGTTCGGGATGAGGGCATGGCGAGAACGTTGGCCATCAGGCAAGAAGAACTTCGCCGCGAGAACGACGGCTCCCGCCGTATGATCGTGAGTTACACGGGTGGGGGCCATGTTCAATATAACCTCCCCGTGCCGAAGCGGGTCGCCAGGCGCCTGGGAGGGGAGGTCAAACAGACCACGATTTACATGATGTCGTTTGAGCCAGGTAAATCGTCCGATGTCCGGGCTCTCGTGCAGGAATCCATCGCGGACTATATTTGGCTGACGCCCATGGGCAAGTCCAGTTCCGCCAAACCCTGCCGGTAG
- a CDS encoding arylesterase — protein MKRFHDIVVPTFLMLLWLLTSTAISSFALDHRPRIVAFGDSLTAGLGVEADESYPAQLQRRLDSLGYHYRVINAGVSGDTTAGGLRRVPWILNNKPELVILELGANDGLRGLSIDHAKSNLRQIIRQLQEGGTTVVLAGMKLPPNYGHEYTARFEAMYRVLAKENELALIPFFLEGVGGSSSLNQADGIHPTKEGYEIIVDQVLKVLRPVLNDRLYKPGAVQKQS, from the coding sequence GTGAAACGATTTCATGACATAGTCGTGCCGACCTTCTTGATGCTGCTTTGGTTGCTCACCTCGACAGCGATCTCTTCTTTCGCCTTGGACCATAGACCCCGTATCGTGGCGTTTGGCGACAGTCTCACGGCCGGACTTGGGGTGGAGGCCGATGAATCCTACCCAGCTCAGCTTCAACGTCGACTGGACAGCCTCGGCTACCACTATCGGGTGATCAACGCCGGTGTGAGCGGTGACACGACAGCCGGTGGACTTCGACGAGTACCCTGGATCCTCAACAACAAGCCTGAGCTGGTGATTCTCGAATTGGGCGCGAACGATGGCCTTCGAGGGCTCTCGATCGATCACGCAAAAAGCAATCTTCGTCAGATCATCCGACAATTACAAGAGGGCGGTACGACCGTTGTCTTGGCTGGGATGAAGTTGCCGCCGAATTATGGACATGAGTACACGGCACGGTTCGAAGCCATGTATCGGGTGCTGGCCAAAGAGAACGAGCTTGCTCTGATCCCCTTCTTCCTCGAAGGGGTCGGAGGTTCGTCCTCGTTGAATCAGGCTGACGGCATTCATCCGACTAAGGAAGGCTATGAGATTATCGTCGACCAAGTACTCAAAGTTCTCAGGCCAGTGCTGAATGACCGGTTATACAAGCCCGGGGCTGTGCAGAAGCAAAGTTGA
- a CDS encoding ABC transporter ATP-binding protein — protein MITVNDISMVLSAASRSVTILDRITFEIPAKQTVAIVGPSGSGKSTLLGLMAGLDRPTTGSIHLDGTEITTMGESRMARFRREKVGYIFQSFNLIPTLTAIENVSVPLELNGASRVDDRAAELLAAVGLADRMGHYPVQLSGGEQQRVAVARAFACRPPILLADEPTGNLDSSTGAHVIELLLSLHRDYGTTLVLVTHDVALASSMQRVLSLRDGQVESDSMPASSEFLNDFSAGSPSAERAPSADPLSSDSFPTFGS, from the coding sequence ATGATCACCGTGAACGATATTTCGATGGTCTTGTCTGCGGCAAGTCGTTCGGTCACGATCCTTGACCGCATCACCTTTGAAATCCCGGCAAAGCAAACTGTGGCCATTGTGGGGCCATCAGGAAGTGGAAAGTCGACGTTGCTTGGTTTGATGGCCGGCCTCGATCGGCCGACCACTGGATCAATTCACCTGGATGGAACAGAGATCACGACGATGGGTGAGAGCCGGATGGCCCGCTTCCGGCGCGAAAAGGTGGGCTATATCTTCCAATCGTTTAATCTGATCCCGACCCTTACGGCTATCGAGAACGTCTCCGTTCCACTGGAACTCAACGGAGCGAGCCGCGTCGATGATCGCGCGGCTGAATTGTTGGCTGCGGTCGGGCTGGCCGACCGTATGGGGCACTATCCGGTTCAGTTATCCGGGGGAGAACAACAACGAGTCGCCGTGGCCCGGGCTTTTGCCTGTCGGCCGCCTATCTTATTGGCGGATGAGCCGACGGGAAACCTCGACAGTTCTACCGGTGCCCACGTCATCGAGTTGCTGCTTTCACTCCACCGCGATTATGGCACCACCCTCGTGCTTGTGACGCACGACGTGGCATTGGCCTCATCGATGCAGCGTGTTCTGTCGCTCCGCGACGGACAGGTCGAGTCGGACAGCATGCCTGCATCCTCGGAGTTCCTCAACGACTTCTCGGCAGGCTCACCAAGTGCGGAGCGAGCGCCCTCCGCCGATCCGTTATCGTCGGATTCCTTCCCCACATTCGGGTCATGA
- a CDS encoding ABC transporter permease, which translates to MTSFVFNMAWRETRAAWRHFLYFLVCIAIGVGAVTGVSLFGKQVERAVTKEARGLLGGDLEIRLSHLMSPKGQEVLDSLSDRGIALTHVSELIAMAARVGSSGSGQPTQIIELKAVEPQYPLYGTLRLEPQADLVDLLGGQTRRCPDRTCFGVVVQESLLIRMGLVMGDQLRIGQGLFIITGLVRTEPDRMASAFSLGPRVLISREGLAAAELIKVGSRIRERYLLKIPSTMAPEPLRYELRGELAPDSVRVSSYREAQPQLKQSLEQLTRYLGLIGLTALFVGGLGVATSVHAFVREKLNTIAILKTVGAESPTIIWTYGLQAMILGLVGSLVGLMIGILLHQGLPWMMVALMASDLLDQLGFATNGMDLAFAPLAKGLVLGMLSTLLFALWPLLTIREVKPARIFRREIVPLSSTTNYSTVGWWVAWRKVDRGKILISVGIGLGLALLSVWQAGSWKVGLLFVLAFAAAVLLLGASARGVLMVMKKWPRPEALVLRQALGNVLRPGSQAVSITIAIGIAVMVVTTVSLVERSLLTEVGDNRPTDAPTFFFIDIQPDQAEGMAALLRRRSSDPNPQLTPLVRSRLSAVKNEPVKFEATSEEEEQKEKTSQKEERRKRWYLTREYVLTFLQDLPKDNKVVQGEWWKPGQVFTKPLISIEEDAAKELGLTVGDTVELDIQGVPITGEISSIRQVEWGNFSTNFYMIVSPGALDGAPHTFVATVHVAPSEEVALQQEVVASFPNVTAINMGDVLDSFARVLDRLSLAIRAVALFCVLSGGLVMAAALAATRYRRLYESVILKALGATRSVIVRSFAAEYALLGALGGLLGCALASALSWAVLSTVFDLSWSLQPAVLAMGFTATITLTMLVGFLSTYRLLGQPPLAVLRQE; encoded by the coding sequence ATGACGTCTTTTGTATTCAACATGGCATGGCGAGAGACGCGGGCAGCATGGCGACATTTTCTCTATTTCTTGGTCTGTATTGCGATCGGCGTGGGAGCAGTGACCGGGGTCTCTCTTTTTGGAAAGCAGGTAGAACGAGCCGTGACCAAAGAAGCGCGCGGCCTGCTTGGAGGCGACCTTGAAATCCGACTCTCTCACCTGATGAGTCCCAAAGGCCAGGAAGTTCTTGATTCGTTGAGCGATCGTGGAATCGCCCTCACCCACGTCAGCGAGCTCATCGCGATGGCCGCGAGAGTCGGATCATCCGGGAGTGGTCAGCCGACTCAGATCATTGAGCTCAAAGCCGTCGAGCCTCAGTATCCGTTGTATGGCACGCTCCGACTGGAGCCACAGGCCGACTTGGTGGACCTTCTCGGCGGGCAAACTCGCCGGTGCCCAGACCGTACCTGTTTTGGAGTAGTCGTTCAGGAGTCTCTCCTGATCCGGATGGGGCTCGTGATGGGAGATCAGCTTAGGATCGGACAAGGTCTGTTCATCATCACCGGCCTGGTCAGGACGGAACCGGATCGCATGGCTAGCGCCTTCAGCCTTGGTCCCCGAGTCCTGATCTCACGAGAGGGGCTTGCCGCGGCCGAACTGATCAAAGTGGGCAGCAGGATTCGTGAACGATATCTACTGAAAATCCCAAGCACTATGGCGCCTGAGCCGCTGCGCTACGAGCTGAGGGGAGAACTTGCGCCGGACTCTGTCCGCGTATCGAGTTACCGAGAGGCACAACCGCAATTAAAGCAGTCTTTGGAGCAGCTGACCCGTTATTTGGGCTTGATCGGATTGACGGCGTTGTTTGTAGGAGGCCTGGGGGTTGCCACGTCGGTTCATGCCTTTGTGCGGGAAAAGTTGAATACGATCGCCATCTTGAAGACGGTCGGCGCAGAGTCTCCTACAATCATTTGGACCTATGGATTACAGGCGATGATTCTTGGGCTGGTCGGAAGCTTGGTCGGCCTGATGATCGGTATACTGCTCCACCAAGGACTTCCGTGGATGATGGTGGCCCTGATGGCATCGGATCTTCTTGACCAATTGGGATTCGCGACGAATGGGATGGATCTTGCCTTCGCTCCTCTTGCCAAGGGATTGGTATTGGGCATGTTGTCCACGCTGCTCTTTGCACTTTGGCCGCTGTTGACGATCCGCGAAGTCAAACCGGCTCGGATCTTCCGCCGTGAGATTGTTCCACTAAGCTCAACGACAAACTATTCAACGGTAGGATGGTGGGTTGCTTGGCGCAAGGTTGACAGGGGAAAGATCCTGATATCGGTAGGGATCGGCTTGGGACTGGCGCTCTTGTCAGTATGGCAAGCTGGGTCTTGGAAAGTCGGACTGCTTTTCGTCCTGGCCTTCGCGGCTGCGGTTCTGCTGTTGGGTGCATCGGCACGGGGTGTGCTCATGGTCATGAAGAAATGGCCACGGCCGGAGGCGCTGGTCCTTCGTCAAGCGCTGGGCAACGTCCTGCGCCCCGGTAGCCAGGCAGTGAGCATCACGATTGCCATCGGCATCGCCGTCATGGTCGTGACGACCGTGTCGCTCGTCGAGCGCTCCCTCCTCACGGAAGTAGGCGACAATCGGCCGACCGACGCCCCGACGTTTTTTTTCATCGATATCCAACCAGATCAGGCAGAAGGAATGGCCGCTCTCCTGCGCCGGCGGTCTAGTGATCCAAACCCGCAATTGACCCCGCTGGTGCGATCCCGACTATCCGCCGTCAAGAACGAACCAGTGAAGTTTGAAGCGACGTCCGAGGAGGAGGAGCAGAAAGAGAAAACTTCCCAGAAGGAAGAACGGCGAAAGAGGTGGTACCTGACACGGGAATACGTCCTGACGTTCCTCCAGGATCTCCCTAAAGACAATAAGGTCGTACAAGGCGAGTGGTGGAAGCCGGGACAGGTCTTTACCAAACCGCTGATCTCGATCGAGGAGGATGCGGCGAAGGAACTTGGCCTTACGGTTGGAGACACTGTTGAGCTCGACATCCAGGGGGTACCCATCACCGGAGAGATCAGCAGCATTCGGCAAGTGGAGTGGGGGAACTTTTCCACGAACTTTTACATGATTGTTTCGCCGGGTGCCCTCGATGGAGCTCCACACACCTTTGTGGCCACCGTTCACGTGGCGCCGTCTGAAGAAGTGGCGTTGCAGCAAGAGGTCGTCGCATCCTTTCCCAACGTGACGGCCATCAATATGGGCGACGTTCTCGACAGTTTTGCGCGGGTACTTGATCGACTGTCCCTCGCCATCCGTGCCGTGGCCTTGTTCTGTGTGCTGTCAGGAGGTCTGGTGATGGCAGCGGCTCTGGCGGCGACGCGCTATCGTCGCTTGTACGAATCAGTCATTCTAAAAGCCCTGGGGGCGACTCGCAGCGTGATTGTGCGCTCGTTCGCGGCTGAATACGCGCTCCTGGGGGCATTGGGCGGGCTTCTGGGATGCGCATTGGCCAGCGCTCTGTCCTGGGCCGTGTTATCGACAGTGTTTGACCTCTCCTGGAGCCTCCAGCCAGCCGTGCTGGCCATGGGCTTTACAGCGACGATCACACTCACCATGCTGGTCGGGTTTCTCAGCACCTATCGGCTACTCGGCCAGCCACCGTTGGCGGTGCTTCGCCAGGAATAG
- a CDS encoding PilZ domain-containing protein, translating to MSDLRCPTCGASKIRLAHRKSLSDVLLSGLTIYPFRCQLCADRFRTFLGRRTPNPRRSFERVVVSFPVWFKPRRSRYPDEMGQEGLIENLSIRGCRIRSTTPMLIGSRLEMEFQHSNDSFPITIDEAVVRSSANGAIGLRFTQLRRSEERRIRQLIDVWLPELLPSNQ from the coding sequence ATGTCCGATCTCCGTTGTCCGACCTGCGGGGCGAGTAAAATCAGGCTCGCCCACAGAAAATCACTTTCCGATGTTCTCCTGAGCGGTCTGACGATTTATCCCTTTCGGTGCCAGCTCTGCGCCGATCGCTTTCGAACCTTCCTCGGCCGTCGCACGCCCAATCCCAGACGTAGCTTTGAGCGCGTCGTGGTCTCATTCCCAGTCTGGTTCAAGCCCCGTCGGTCCAGATACCCAGATGAAATGGGACAAGAAGGCCTGATTGAGAACCTATCGATCCGTGGATGCCGGATTCGTTCCACCACCCCGATGCTGATCGGCTCGCGACTCGAAATGGAATTCCAGCATTCCAATGATTCCTTCCCGATTACGATCGATGAGGCCGTGGTGCGGTCGTCTGCTAATGGGGCGATCGGCCTGCGTTTCACTCAACTCCGCCGGAGCGAGGAGCGGCGCATTCGCCAGCTGATCGATGTGTGGTTGCCGGAACTCTTGCCGTCAAACCAGTAG
- a CDS encoding M1 family metallopeptidase, translated as MNPDDVPGTYDRYRLPRHVIPTRYDLRLEPDLTAATFTGQVTIAITVKQATQTILLNAVDLVLQSALVEGANRRQVEALIELDEKSQRVGLSFHEPIQPGEWRLLLSFHGQLNDQLRGFYRSTYKDASGTLQTLAATQFEATDARRAFPCWDEPDFKAVFATTLVIDPHLTAISNTLVISESVQSNKKLVRFADTIKMSTYLVAFVVGRMEATGPVWVGKTPLRLWTVPGKQPLTPFGQEIAVASLKFFEDYYGIPYPGDKLDLVAIPDFASGAMENLGAITFRETALLVDRRTGTHAELERVADVVAHENAHMWFGDLVTMSWWNGLWLNEAFATFMEMLAVDAWKPEWKRWESFSVARAAAFSVDGLVSTRPIEYPVHAPKDADAMFDILTYEKGASVLRMLEQHIGHTVFRDGVRQYLRTHAYANADTNDLWMALGTVSNQPVPELMNGWIFQPGFPLVTAEVRGNELRLSQQRFTYIPQPSTAEQLWQIPIQIRLVLGDCTEHRRLLLTERETKFGIPAGVTSVFVNEGGHGFYRVRHRAQLLERLFDQGLDRLEAIERFALISDAWAATVAGLMPLPEYLRLTAHFRNDRDKNVWAVLLDSFTFLNRVISSEDRPALEAFVCDLVKPAVTDLGWNPRPGESDLLRQLRGDLLGAVGKLGNDSATQHQAAERYQGYRKDPATADTNVVPALVAILAHTGDEARYDEFLELYRTASTPQEERRYLFSLASFRPKELLKRTLARTINGEIRTQDAPFIVGALLTNVYGRELAWEFVKANWEHMDRLFPKQGLRRMCGGIVGLTTPDLEQDVREFFTSRKIDLGGKTLEQYFEQLRVAVSFREREGRTIRAALAVR; from the coding sequence ATGAATCCTGACGATGTTCCAGGCACCTACGATCGGTATCGACTTCCGCGACACGTGATCCCAACACGCTATGACCTACGGCTTGAACCTGATCTCACGGCCGCAACATTCACAGGCCAGGTGACGATCGCGATCACAGTCAAACAGGCCACGCAGACCATCCTGTTGAACGCCGTCGATCTTGTGCTTCAATCAGCGCTGGTCGAGGGCGCAAATCGGCGGCAAGTGGAAGCGCTTATCGAATTGGACGAAAAGTCGCAACGGGTCGGGCTTTCCTTTCATGAACCCATCCAGCCTGGCGAATGGCGCCTGCTTCTTTCCTTTCATGGCCAGCTGAACGACCAGCTCCGCGGATTCTATCGTAGTACATACAAAGATGCTTCAGGAACGCTGCAGACGTTGGCCGCCACGCAGTTCGAAGCCACTGACGCGCGCCGAGCCTTCCCCTGTTGGGACGAACCGGATTTTAAGGCGGTCTTCGCGACTACGCTCGTGATCGACCCTCATCTCACGGCCATTTCAAACACGTTAGTCATATCGGAGTCCGTTCAAAGCAACAAGAAACTGGTACGGTTTGCAGACACCATCAAGATGTCGACCTATCTCGTGGCCTTCGTGGTCGGTCGTATGGAGGCGACGGGGCCGGTATGGGTCGGCAAGACACCCCTTCGGCTGTGGACGGTCCCAGGGAAACAACCGCTCACGCCGTTCGGACAGGAGATTGCCGTGGCGTCTCTGAAGTTTTTTGAGGACTACTACGGCATTCCGTACCCCGGAGACAAACTGGACCTTGTGGCCATCCCGGACTTTGCTTCCGGGGCGATGGAGAACCTCGGTGCCATCACGTTTCGTGAGACGGCGTTACTCGTGGATCGACGCACCGGCACCCATGCAGAGCTGGAACGGGTCGCCGACGTGGTGGCTCATGAAAACGCCCATATGTGGTTCGGCGACTTAGTCACCATGTCGTGGTGGAACGGGCTCTGGCTGAACGAGGCATTCGCGACCTTCATGGAAATGCTGGCCGTCGATGCCTGGAAACCGGAATGGAAACGATGGGAGAGCTTCAGCGTCGCACGAGCCGCCGCGTTCTCGGTCGATGGACTGGTGAGCACCAGACCGATCGAATATCCGGTTCACGCACCTAAAGATGCCGATGCGATGTTCGATATTTTGACTTATGAAAAAGGTGCGTCGGTTCTTCGGATGCTGGAGCAACATATCGGTCACACCGTCTTCCGTGACGGTGTCCGGCAGTACCTTCGCACCCATGCCTATGCCAATGCCGATACGAATGATCTGTGGATGGCTCTTGGCACGGTCTCCAACCAACCGGTCCCCGAGCTGATGAACGGCTGGATCTTTCAACCAGGCTTCCCATTGGTGACGGCGGAAGTGCGTGGCAACGAACTGCGGCTCTCCCAGCAACGATTCACCTATATCCCGCAGCCGTCGACCGCTGAGCAGCTGTGGCAGATCCCCATCCAGATTCGGCTCGTCCTCGGGGATTGTACGGAACATCGCCGCCTGCTGTTGACTGAGCGTGAGACGAAGTTTGGAATACCGGCTGGGGTCACCTCCGTCTTTGTCAACGAAGGAGGGCATGGGTTCTATCGTGTCCGCCACCGGGCTCAGCTCCTAGAGCGACTATTCGATCAGGGGCTTGATCGCCTGGAGGCCATAGAACGGTTCGCCCTTATCAGTGACGCCTGGGCCGCGACGGTAGCCGGGTTGATGCCGTTGCCCGAATACCTTCGCTTGACCGCACACTTCAGGAATGACCGGGACAAGAATGTCTGGGCGGTGCTGTTGGACTCGTTCACTTTCTTGAACCGGGTTATTTCTTCTGAGGATCGGCCGGCGCTCGAAGCATTTGTTTGTGACCTTGTGAAACCGGCCGTGACGGATCTCGGTTGGAACCCGCGGCCGGGAGAATCGGATCTTCTCCGGCAGTTGCGTGGGGATCTACTCGGCGCGGTTGGCAAGCTGGGCAATGATTCTGCCACACAACACCAGGCGGCGGAACGGTATCAGGGCTACCGGAAAGATCCGGCGACCGCCGACACGAATGTCGTACCCGCTCTTGTGGCCATTCTGGCCCATACAGGAGACGAAGCCCGTTACGATGAATTCTTGGAGCTCTATCGAACAGCCTCTACCCCTCAGGAAGAACGGCGGTACCTGTTTTCGTTGGCCTCATTTCGTCCCAAGGAATTACTGAAGCGGACGCTGGCCCGCACCATCAACGGCGAGATCCGCACCCAAGATGCCCCGTTCATTGTCGGAGCGCTACTGACGAATGTGTATGGCCGAGAACTTGCCTGGGAGTTTGTGAAAGCCAACTGGGAGCACATGGATCGACTCTTCCCGAAACAAGGCCTCAGGCGTATGTGCGGGGGCATCGTCGGGCTCACCACTCCGGACCTCGAACAAGACGTACGCGAATTCTTTACCTCCCGCAAGATCGATCTGGGCGGAAAAACGCTGGAGCAGTATTTCGAACAACTTCGTGTTGCCGTCTCGTTCCGCGAACGAGAAGGACGTACAATTCGAGCTGCGCTCGCCGTTCGGTAG
- the rpiA gene encoding ribose-5-phosphate isomerase RpiA, whose product MTSGDLDSFKRSAALKAIQFVHDGMVVGLGTGSTAMHMLIALGERVRTGMKLRGVATSQETATLAKQAGIPLIDTEDRWEIDVAIDGADQVDPNFNLIKGGGGALLKEKIVAASAKQFIVMVDHTKQVSVLGGSFPLPIEVIPFGWGNTAGEIAVLTKSRVALRERDGAPFKTEAGHLIIDVHIDRIERPGELETALNLIPGVVETGLFVGRTSVLIVGTPQGVHALHVPRK is encoded by the coding sequence ATGACCTCTGGAGATCTCGACAGCTTCAAGAGATCTGCTGCTCTAAAGGCCATTCAATTTGTTCACGACGGAATGGTCGTCGGCCTGGGGACAGGGTCGACGGCAATGCATATGCTCATCGCACTCGGCGAACGAGTCCGTACCGGCATGAAACTACGAGGCGTCGCAACGTCGCAAGAAACCGCAACACTCGCGAAACAGGCCGGCATTCCGCTTATCGATACCGAAGATCGATGGGAGATCGATGTCGCGATCGATGGAGCCGATCAGGTAGACCCGAACTTCAACCTCATCAAAGGCGGCGGCGGAGCGCTATTGAAGGAAAAAATTGTCGCGGCGTCGGCAAAGCAATTTATCGTGATGGTCGACCACACCAAACAAGTATCGGTGCTTGGCGGGTCATTCCCTCTGCCTATCGAAGTCATCCCCTTTGGGTGGGGCAACACCGCAGGCGAAATTGCAGTGCTCACCAAAAGCCGCGTGGCACTCAGAGAGCGCGACGGGGCTCCGTTTAAGACCGAGGCTGGTCACCTTATCATTGATGTCCATATCGACCGCATCGAGCGGCCGGGCGAATTGGAAACAGCACTGAACCTCATCCCCGGTGTAGTTGAGACCGGTCTCTTTGTCGGTCGGACGAGCGTCTTGATCGTTGGTACGCCCCAAGGCGTTCACGCCCTCCATGTCCCAAGGAAATGA
- the glk gene encoding glucokinase, translating into MILAADIGGTKTNLALYEWTTERAEPLRLESFLSGDYKSLEDILVEFLTPPKGPSTAASPETEEQTQDENLVTLPAEPVKLAAACFGVAGPVIDNRCQTTNLPWVIDGRTIAEQFNIPRAQLLNDLEATAYGLLWLRPDELEVLNAGNPPNKRQALALIAAGTGLGEGILFWDGKTYRPMPSEGGHTDFAPTNDQEIELLRYLRSQYLRVSYERLLSGPGLHAIYEFLRDTKKNEPTWLAQKINVGDPAAEIAQAGLQGQAEIATQALDLFASIYGAEAGNLALKALSLDGVYVGGGIAPKLITKLQDGTFMKAFANKGRYKRLMTQIPVKIIMNQQTALIGAASVAGALSLTSAP; encoded by the coding sequence ATGATTCTCGCAGCAGACATCGGAGGAACTAAAACAAACTTAGCGCTCTATGAGTGGACCACTGAGCGAGCGGAACCCTTGCGTTTGGAGAGTTTTCTCAGTGGAGACTACAAATCCCTGGAAGACATTCTCGTAGAGTTCCTTACTCCACCCAAAGGGCCATCGACCGCTGCTTCACCGGAAACTGAAGAACAAACCCAAGACGAAAACCTTGTCACCCTACCTGCCGAACCAGTGAAGCTGGCGGCAGCCTGTTTTGGAGTCGCAGGACCGGTTATCGACAATCGATGTCAAACGACGAATCTCCCCTGGGTTATCGACGGTCGGACTATCGCTGAGCAGTTCAATATTCCTCGCGCGCAGTTACTCAATGATCTCGAAGCAACCGCCTATGGCCTTCTGTGGCTACGGCCAGACGAGCTTGAAGTGCTGAATGCGGGCAATCCGCCGAACAAACGTCAGGCATTGGCCCTCATTGCCGCGGGCACAGGATTGGGTGAAGGCATCTTATTCTGGGACGGCAAAACATACCGTCCCATGCCGTCTGAGGGAGGCCACACGGATTTTGCACCCACCAATGATCAAGAGATCGAACTCCTTCGCTATCTTCGGAGTCAGTATCTCCGTGTCAGCTATGAACGGCTTCTGTCCGGCCCAGGCCTACATGCCATTTATGAGTTCTTGCGCGACACCAAGAAGAATGAACCGACGTGGCTTGCACAAAAGATTAACGTCGGCGATCCAGCCGCCGAGATCGCCCAAGCTGGATTGCAAGGACAAGCCGAGATTGCCACACAAGCCTTGGATCTCTTTGCCTCGATCTATGGGGCAGAAGCCGGCAATCTCGCCTTGAAGGCGCTCTCCCTCGATGGTGTGTATGTGGGTGGCGGAATCGCGCCCAAACTCATCACCAAGCTTCAAGACGGCACGTTCATGAAAGCCTTTGCCAATAAGGGTCGCTACAAACGACTCATGACTCAGATACCCGTGAAAATCATCATGAACCAGCAAACGGCCTTGATCGGTGCGGCGTCCGTCGCAGGGGCCCTCTCCCTCACCTCCGCGCCATGA